A stretch of Myxococcus hansupus DNA encodes these proteins:
- a CDS encoding ABC transporter permease has product MKTLLAKEVRRFMRVPGQTVLSPLISTTLYFIVFGYSISGRIQTVEGLPYLHFIVPGLVFLGIANNAFLNSSSSLFITKIQGTVVDLLVAPLGPGELMAGFIGGAMVRGLVVGLLTWAVATVFTGFSLEHAGVAAYFLVLSSYVFSVLGMLAAVWAEKFEQINFFPTFVMLPLTFLGGVFYSVRELPAPWSTVSLFNPMVYMVEGLRYGMLGRSIFSPLGGGGILLAVAVVATLVTYAVLRSGYKMKA; this is encoded by the coding sequence ATGAAGACACTTCTGGCGAAGGAGGTCCGGCGCTTCATGCGCGTGCCGGGTCAAACCGTCCTGTCGCCCCTCATCAGCACCACGCTCTATTTCATCGTCTTCGGCTACTCCATCTCCGGCCGCATCCAGACGGTGGAGGGGTTGCCGTACCTGCACTTCATCGTGCCGGGCCTCGTCTTCCTCGGCATCGCCAACAACGCCTTCCTCAACAGCTCCTCGTCGCTGTTCATCACCAAGATTCAGGGCACCGTGGTGGACCTGCTGGTGGCGCCGCTGGGCCCCGGCGAGCTGATGGCGGGCTTCATCGGCGGCGCCATGGTGCGCGGCCTCGTGGTGGGCCTGCTCACGTGGGCCGTGGCCACCGTCTTCACCGGCTTCAGCCTGGAGCACGCGGGGGTGGCCGCGTACTTCCTCGTGCTGTCGTCCTACGTCTTCAGCGTGCTGGGCATGCTCGCCGCCGTGTGGGCGGAGAAGTTCGAGCAGATCAACTTCTTCCCCACCTTCGTCATGCTGCCCCTCACCTTCCTGGGCGGCGTCTTCTACTCGGTGCGCGAGCTGCCGGCGCCGTGGAGCACCGTCAGCCTCTTCAACCCCATGGTCTACATGGTGGAAGGCCTGCGCTACGGGATGCTCGGGCGCAGCATCTTCTCGCCCCTGGGCGGCGGCGGCATCCTCCTTGCCGTCGCGGTGGTGGCCACCCTCGTCACGTACGCCGTGCTGCGCTCCGGCTACAAAATGAAAGCCTGA
- a CDS encoding serine/threonine protein kinase — protein MAVPFGKYELLRKIASGGMGQVFLAREHGTGFERLVVLKLILPHLAEDDEFLSMFLDEAGLVARLTHPNLITILDLTEIEGRHCLAMEYVQGDDVRRLDKTSRTQGKPLPVGLVLRIIADAAAGLDYAHQARDAQGKPLRLVHRDVSPQNILVGFDGGVKVIDFGVAKAATSSQNTATGVLKGKYPYMSPEQANGLSIDARSDLFALGVVMWELLTGKRLFKGESDMMTLRLVKDCQVPRPSQLNPRLPPGLDEVVLKALSPSPDQRYPDCGSFRLALEDYALNLRLPSSSAHLAAYLRELYADRIAHETDPAKLDQLAEDADLDSRSNSSLSGVPGMLGPAGRSSASRAMRGSPHGAPGTRSRQVVAPPPPVHEKTRGTAPLARPPPEPTRAVPWLPVVTAGLGLLIAGAAVIFLRTPADATPVRPPPVEVAVPHQPEAPTDVQPTPRLDPEPARHVELPVITEPPGARVSVNGEERGETPLRLELEPGAAPVSVTLALSGYEPVTREVSATDEELRLELRRAGGKPGTGPQGNRRPTAPSGQGGGLGIKTGR, from the coding sequence ATGGCTGTGCCATTCGGGAAGTACGAGCTACTACGTAAGATTGCCTCTGGGGGAATGGGTCAGGTCTTCCTGGCCCGCGAACACGGGACGGGTTTCGAGCGGCTTGTCGTCCTCAAACTCATCCTTCCCCACCTCGCGGAGGACGACGAATTCCTCTCCATGTTCCTGGACGAGGCGGGGCTCGTGGCGCGCCTGACGCACCCGAACCTCATCACCATCCTCGACCTGACGGAGATTGAGGGCCGCCACTGCCTGGCGATGGAGTACGTGCAGGGCGACGACGTCCGCCGCCTGGACAAGACTTCACGCACGCAGGGCAAGCCGCTGCCGGTGGGGCTCGTGCTGCGCATCATCGCGGATGCCGCCGCGGGGCTCGACTACGCGCACCAGGCGCGCGACGCGCAGGGCAAGCCGCTGCGGCTGGTGCACCGGGACGTGTCGCCGCAGAACATCCTGGTGGGCTTCGACGGCGGGGTGAAGGTCATCGACTTCGGCGTGGCCAAGGCGGCCACCAGCAGCCAGAACACGGCCACCGGCGTCCTCAAGGGCAAGTACCCGTACATGTCCCCGGAGCAGGCCAACGGGCTGTCCATCGACGCGCGCAGTGACTTGTTCGCGCTGGGCGTCGTCATGTGGGAGCTGCTGACCGGCAAGCGCCTCTTCAAGGGCGAGTCGGACATGATGACGCTGCGGCTGGTGAAGGACTGCCAGGTGCCGCGGCCCTCACAGCTCAACCCGCGGCTGCCGCCCGGGCTGGACGAGGTGGTGCTCAAGGCGCTGTCGCCCTCGCCGGACCAGCGCTACCCGGACTGCGGCTCCTTCCGGCTGGCCCTGGAGGACTACGCGCTCAACCTGCGACTGCCCTCCAGCAGCGCGCACCTGGCCGCATACCTGCGCGAACTGTACGCGGACCGCATCGCCCACGAGACGGACCCCGCGAAGCTGGACCAGCTCGCCGAGGACGCGGATTTGGACTCGCGCTCCAACTCGTCGCTCAGCGGCGTGCCGGGGATGCTCGGGCCCGCCGGACGCTCGTCCGCGTCGCGGGCCATGCGCGGCTCGCCCCATGGCGCCCCTGGGACGCGCTCGCGGCAGGTCGTGGCTCCGCCGCCTCCCGTGCACGAGAAGACGCGAGGCACCGCGCCGCTGGCCCGTCCGCCGCCGGAACCCACCCGCGCCGTCCCCTGGCTGCCCGTGGTGACGGCGGGCCTGGGCCTGCTCATCGCGGGCGCCGCCGTCATCTTCCTGCGCACGCCCGCGGACGCCACGCCCGTGCGGCCGCCGCCGGTGGAAGTGGCCGTGCCCCACCAGCCGGAGGCCCCCACCGACGTCCAGCCGACGCCCAGGCTGGACCCGGAGCCCGCGCGGCACGTGGAGCTGCCCGTCATCACCGAGCCGCCCGGAGCCCGGGTGAGCGTGAATGGCGAGGAGCGTGGCGAGACGCCGCTGCGCTTGGAGCTGGAGCCGGGCGCCGCCCCGGTGTCGGTGACGCTGGCCCTCAGCGGCTACGAGCCCGTGACACGGGAGGTTTCCGCCACGGACGAAGAGCTGCGGCTGGAGCTGCGGCGCGCGGGTGGAAAGCCCGGCACGGGGCCGCAGGGCAATCGGCGCCCCACCGCGCCCAGCGGACAAGGTGGCGGCCTGGGCATCAAGACGGGCCGCTGA
- a CDS encoding cupin domain-containing protein, whose amino-acid sequence MHTPPPSTFASHPVDPERMPWIPMTSPGLSFKPLRFFREGAGWIYLFRLEPGTVIPRHRHTGETHGFNVSGTRELLDTGEVIGPGGYVYEPPGNVDSWRVTGTEPVVLLINTRGAIEYLSEDGQVLKRVTPEDRLQTYRRWCEANGAPLLATLE is encoded by the coding sequence ATGCACACCCCGCCGCCGTCCACGTTCGCCTCCCACCCGGTCGACCCCGAGCGCATGCCCTGGATTCCCATGACCTCCCCGGGCCTCTCCTTCAAGCCGCTGCGCTTCTTCCGGGAGGGCGCCGGTTGGATCTACCTCTTCCGGTTGGAGCCAGGCACCGTCATCCCCCGGCACCGCCACACGGGGGAGACGCACGGCTTCAATGTCTCCGGCACACGCGAGCTGCTCGACACGGGCGAGGTGATTGGTCCTGGTGGCTACGTCTATGAGCCGCCCGGCAACGTCGATAGCTGGCGGGTGACGGGAACCGAGCCGGTGGTCCTGCTCATCAACACGCGGGGGGCCATCGAGTACCTCTCGGAGGATGGACAGGTCCTCAAGCGCGTCACGCCCGAGGACCGGCTCCAGACGTACCGTCGCTGGTGCGAGGCCAACGGCGCGCCGCTTCTGGCCACGCTCGAGTGA
- a CDS encoding sigma-70 family RNA polymerase sigma factor codes for MTGQASPEERRSSERRTNGWQFALFALSLALFAIHVLIPLGALAFIGTAIASATGASYVLSSIGALTPGIFDGAVYLASALLLFGAMLAGGVMVWNFIGQLRSASAAPPRLLKRPWLLVGILFAVACWLVSPSDAGQSRNPVLVGAFVLATSIWAILYAGYLLWSLGAGGLAFAWRMGRLSPFAAGILTLACLGSTASAFHLVAATEESRPQAPLFARTHAEEPCRSASFECTRQFLLASSAANDAPRALTAHTPASSFKDCIESRFQDRAMLEKAERIANRLVGTANASDVVHGALLSVCLNEKRHHDFEQYFLRSVQYGALKWLRGVRTCPIDDEPEPFCELRPDDQYVRSETQHVVQQVLCSLGEQHREVLLMRYFDDLSEWEIAQRLGIDYAAARKRVQRARDKFFDEFHQRCR; via the coding sequence ATGACAGGACAAGCTTCGCCTGAAGAGCGACGTTCCTCGGAACGCCGCACGAACGGATGGCAATTCGCGCTATTCGCCCTCTCGCTGGCGCTGTTCGCCATTCATGTCCTTATCCCGCTGGGGGCACTCGCCTTCATCGGCACCGCAATCGCAAGCGCCACTGGCGCGTCATACGTGCTCTCCTCGATTGGCGCGCTCACTCCCGGCATCTTCGACGGGGCCGTCTACCTTGCGAGCGCATTGCTGCTGTTTGGCGCCATGCTGGCGGGCGGCGTCATGGTGTGGAACTTCATCGGCCAACTACGAAGCGCATCCGCCGCGCCGCCACGTCTGCTCAAGCGGCCATGGCTCCTCGTCGGCATCCTCTTCGCAGTGGCTTGCTGGCTCGTGTCCCCCTCGGACGCGGGCCAGAGCCGGAATCCTGTCCTCGTGGGCGCCTTCGTTTTGGCCACGTCGATCTGGGCCATCCTGTATGCGGGCTACCTGCTTTGGAGCCTCGGCGCAGGTGGACTGGCGTTCGCGTGGCGCATGGGCCGTCTATCTCCATTTGCAGCAGGCATCCTGACGCTGGCGTGTCTGGGAAGCACCGCGTCGGCATTCCATCTGGTGGCGGCAACGGAAGAGTCCCGTCCCCAGGCGCCCCTCTTCGCTCGAACTCACGCGGAAGAACCCTGTCGCTCCGCGTCGTTCGAATGCACACGCCAGTTCCTGCTCGCATCGTCAGCAGCGAACGATGCGCCACGGGCACTCACCGCTCACACGCCCGCCTCCTCGTTCAAGGACTGCATCGAGAGCCGCTTTCAAGACCGTGCCATGCTCGAAAAAGCGGAGCGCATCGCGAACAGACTGGTCGGCACCGCGAATGCATCGGATGTCGTCCATGGTGCCCTCCTGAGCGTGTGTCTCAACGAGAAGCGCCACCACGATTTCGAACAGTACTTTCTACGCTCCGTTCAGTACGGCGCGCTCAAATGGCTGCGGGGCGTGAGAACGTGCCCCATCGACGATGAACCCGAGCCCTTCTGCGAACTCAGACCTGACGACCAGTACGTCCGGTCTGAGACCCAACACGTCGTCCAGCAGGTCCTCTGCTCCTTGGGCGAACAGCATCGGGAGGTACTCCTGATGCGGTACTTCGACGACCTGAGCGAGTGGGAAATCGCCCAGCGCCTGGGCATCGACTACGCAGCAGCTCGCAAGAGGGTGCAGCGAGCCCGGGATAAATTCTTCGACGAATTTCATCAACGTTGTCGCTGA
- a CDS encoding PLP-dependent aminotransferase family protein, translating to MDLHVDLQDRRDVAGQLYRGLRARILDGRLRDGEQVPPSRELAQRLGVARNTVSVAYAWLTAEGLLVSRGRAGSYVQNAPRERGARAKAASGVKLRPRAVWRDLRVPPPSDPPAPYDFRVGTPDVTLFPFETWRRLLARQLRATAMTSAYADPRGHPELREAVARHVGVSRGVRADASDVLITHGAQQALDLAGRVLLEPGDRVAVEEPGYPPARLLFQSLGAQVVPVPVDAEGLVVDALPDDTRLVYVTPSHQFPLGIVMSPARRRALLDWARRRDAVVIEDDYDSEFRFGGRPLETLHSLDRSGRVLYVGSFSKVLLPSLRLGFLVAPPSLQRELQLAKQVTDGHSQLPAQVALARFIDTGAMARHLRKTRREYEQRHTRLSDGLTRHFGDALEQLPSVAGLHLCVMFTRGGARMEQVLTRKARAEGFGIEELSRYYAGPPSRHGWVLGYGGITVERIDEGLRHLRACLAGAF from the coding sequence ATGGACCTTCATGTCGACCTCCAGGACCGCAGGGACGTCGCGGGGCAGCTCTACCGGGGCTTGCGCGCGCGGATTCTCGATGGGCGGCTGCGTGACGGGGAACAAGTGCCACCGTCGCGAGAACTGGCCCAGCGACTGGGCGTCGCGCGCAACACGGTGAGCGTGGCCTATGCCTGGCTGACAGCGGAGGGCCTGCTCGTGAGCCGAGGCCGCGCGGGCAGCTACGTCCAGAACGCGCCCCGAGAGCGCGGTGCACGCGCGAAGGCCGCGTCCGGCGTGAAGCTGCGTCCCCGTGCCGTCTGGCGCGATCTGCGTGTCCCTCCGCCCTCCGACCCACCGGCGCCGTATGACTTCCGCGTCGGCACGCCGGACGTCACGCTGTTCCCCTTCGAGACCTGGCGACGTCTGCTGGCGCGGCAACTGCGCGCCACCGCGATGACCTCGGCCTATGCGGACCCACGGGGACACCCCGAGCTGCGTGAGGCGGTGGCCCGCCACGTGGGCGTCTCACGCGGCGTTCGCGCGGACGCCTCGGACGTGCTCATCACCCATGGGGCGCAGCAGGCGCTGGACCTCGCGGGCCGGGTGCTGCTGGAGCCTGGAGACCGCGTCGCCGTGGAGGAGCCGGGGTATCCCCCCGCGAGACTCCTGTTCCAATCGCTCGGGGCCCAGGTGGTGCCGGTGCCCGTCGACGCGGAGGGGCTCGTGGTGGACGCGCTGCCGGACGACACGCGGCTCGTGTACGTCACGCCGTCGCATCAGTTTCCGCTGGGCATCGTGATGTCGCCTGCCCGCAGGAGGGCGTTGCTCGACTGGGCGCGGCGGCGCGACGCGGTGGTCATCGAGGACGACTACGACAGCGAATTCCGCTTCGGGGGACGGCCGCTGGAAACGCTCCACAGCCTGGACCGCTCGGGCCGAGTGCTCTACGTCGGCTCGTTCTCCAAGGTGCTGCTCCCCTCGCTGCGCCTGGGCTTTCTCGTCGCGCCGCCCTCGCTCCAGCGCGAGCTTCAGTTGGCGAAGCAGGTGACGGATGGGCACAGCCAGCTTCCCGCCCAGGTGGCCCTCGCGCGCTTCATCGACACGGGCGCGATGGCCCGACACCTGCGCAAGACGCGGCGCGAGTACGAACAACGGCACACGCGGCTGTCCGACGGACTCACGCGGCATTTCGGCGATGCGCTCGAACAACTGCCCTCTGTCGCGGGCCTGCACCTGTGCGTCATGTTCACGCGGGGCGGCGCAAGGATGGAGCAAGTGCTCACGCGGAAGGCACGCGCGGAAGGGTTCGGCATCGAGGAACTCTCCCGCTACTACGCGGGTCCTCCCTCGCGGCACGGCTGGGTGCTGGGCTACGGCGGCATCACGGTGGAGCGCATCGACGAGGGACTCCGGCACCTGCGCGCGTGCCTCGCGGGCGCTTTTTAA
- a CDS encoding viperin family antiviral radical SAM protein: MPTAVVDVSLVPNDLPPSVNFHLWEPCNMRCRFCFATFQDVRQTVLPKGHLPREEALQLVKLLAARFQKLTFAGGEPLLCPWLPELVRAAKGQGATTMLVTNGSRLTHERLSLFEGALDWVTLSIDSPFPETHVALGRAVQGKAIDAGDYLNIANLIRDAGIRFKVNTVVTSLNAHEDQTEFLRRLMPERWKLLRVLPVDGQNSGKVEPLLCSDEAFLGFVARHQCLATEGVTLVPEDNEDMRGSYAMVDPAGRFFDNAEGRHRYSEPILHRGIDAAWSQVHFSMPRFERRGGNYDFGGAR; the protein is encoded by the coding sequence ATGCCCACAGCAGTCGTCGATGTATCCCTGGTCCCCAACGACCTTCCCCCTTCGGTCAACTTCCACCTCTGGGAGCCGTGCAACATGCGTTGCCGGTTCTGCTTCGCCACGTTCCAGGACGTCCGGCAAACCGTCCTTCCCAAAGGCCACCTGCCTCGGGAAGAAGCGCTGCAGCTCGTGAAGCTTCTCGCGGCCCGGTTCCAGAAACTCACGTTCGCAGGGGGCGAGCCGCTGCTTTGCCCGTGGCTCCCCGAACTCGTCCGCGCCGCGAAGGGACAAGGCGCAACCACCATGTTGGTAACCAATGGAAGCAGGCTCACGCACGAGCGACTCTCGTTATTCGAGGGCGCGCTGGACTGGGTCACCCTCAGCATCGACAGTCCCTTTCCGGAGACCCACGTCGCCCTGGGGCGTGCGGTCCAAGGCAAGGCGATTGACGCCGGGGACTACCTGAACATCGCGAACCTCATCCGGGACGCAGGCATCCGCTTCAAGGTCAACACGGTCGTCACTTCACTCAATGCACACGAGGACCAGACTGAATTCCTCCGGCGACTCATGCCGGAAAGATGGAAGCTGTTACGGGTCCTCCCAGTGGACGGGCAAAACAGCGGCAAGGTCGAACCGCTCCTTTGTTCTGACGAAGCGTTCCTTGGATTCGTCGCACGACACCAGTGCCTCGCCACCGAGGGAGTGACCCTGGTTCCCGAAGACAACGAGGACATGCGTGGCAGCTACGCCATGGTGGATCCCGCTGGCCGGTTCTTCGATAACGCGGAAGGGCGCCACCGATACAGCGAACCCATCCTTCATCGAGGAATCGACGCAGCGTGGTCGCAAGTCCATTTCTCCATGCCGCGCTTTGAACGGCGAGGTGGCAACTACGACTTCGGGGGTGCGCGATGA
- a CDS encoding DUF2834 domain-containing protein, producing MKPPHLKSVLLLLTVAGVAIPYAAFLPFVAEHGLDVRLLVEQAAANRISAFAWLDVVVSAVVLLLAAYSDRFIPWKQALVVTALTLCAGVSAGLPLFLFFALDAPAFRMR from the coding sequence GTGAAGCCCCCGCATCTCAAGTCCGTCCTCCTGCTCCTGACCGTGGCGGGAGTGGCCATCCCTTACGCGGCTTTCTTGCCGTTCGTCGCCGAGCACGGGCTCGACGTGCGGTTGCTCGTCGAACAGGCCGCGGCCAATCGCATCAGCGCGTTCGCATGGCTGGACGTCGTGGTGTCCGCGGTCGTGCTGCTGTTGGCCGCGTACTCGGACCGCTTCATCCCGTGGAAGCAGGCCCTCGTCGTCACCGCGCTCACCTTGTGCGCGGGTGTTTCGGCGGGGCTTCCGCTGTTCCTGTTCTTCGCGCTCGATGCCCCAGCGTTCAGGATGCGTTGA
- a CDS encoding imm11 family protein — translation MLNPSRYFRLMENVQAGNWYLGDPLTRQGLEMENFREFSSGQPAQAPGRLVVPIDEPGRRLDFSTAGAGATPIVHVKAATLFVEMAPNDVQLIPVDIEGCPDEYLILVATRLVRCIDDAASEEVLYWKPEDERPDKVGMYRSVWGMRIDPTQVGDAKVFRPWGWSGVLIVSEDIKTALERANVTGVEFEEV, via the coding sequence ATGCTGAATCCATCGCGATACTTCAGGCTCATGGAGAACGTCCAGGCAGGGAACTGGTACCTGGGGGACCCGCTGACGCGACAGGGCCTCGAGATGGAGAACTTCAGGGAGTTTTCGTCAGGGCAGCCCGCCCAAGCACCCGGTCGCCTGGTGGTCCCTATCGACGAGCCAGGAAGACGATTGGATTTCAGCACCGCGGGTGCTGGCGCGACCCCCATCGTGCATGTCAAAGCGGCCACCCTCTTCGTGGAAATGGCCCCGAACGACGTGCAACTGATACCTGTGGATATCGAGGGTTGCCCCGATGAGTACCTCATTCTCGTGGCAACACGGCTTGTCCGATGTATCGACGACGCTGCTTCCGAAGAGGTGCTGTATTGGAAGCCAGAGGATGAGCGGCCGGACAAGGTCGGCATGTATCGAAGTGTTTGGGGGATGCGGATTGACCCTACGCAGGTGGGCGACGCCAAGGTGTTTCGTCCCTGGGGATGGTCCGGGGTGCTCATCGTCTCCGAGGACATCAAGACGGCCCTGGAGCGCGCGAACGTCACGGGCGTCGAGTTCGAAGAGGTGTAG
- a CDS encoding metallophosphoesterase — translation MSSTQTFFFAAVGDVHGHMHRMVSHLTAWEERNRKPLDFVLQVGDFEPHRDDADLTTMAAPMKYRHLGDFAAYHQRRRRFPWPLYFIGGNHEPYGHLDLHPEGASLAPHCHYLGRTGVVELNDLRVAGLSGIHREATFTKPRPPLASMGDVSNKDFTFFNEQDVERVLALGHADVLLLHDWPAGIIPPEEAANFEGLRRSANPELVGNEYARLLVDALQPQLVLCGHLHRRYASTVQHPNGQQSRVRCLASLDQGADAFAVFRVHGTTLQEVSEQA, via the coding sequence ATGTCCTCGACGCAGACGTTCTTCTTCGCCGCGGTGGGTGACGTCCACGGCCACATGCACCGGATGGTGAGTCACCTCACGGCCTGGGAGGAGCGCAACCGGAAGCCGCTCGACTTCGTGCTCCAGGTGGGCGACTTCGAGCCCCACCGCGACGACGCCGACCTGACCACGATGGCGGCGCCGATGAAGTACCGGCATCTGGGCGACTTCGCGGCCTATCACCAGCGGCGACGCCGCTTCCCCTGGCCCCTCTACTTCATCGGAGGGAACCACGAGCCCTACGGCCACCTCGACCTGCACCCCGAAGGCGCCTCGCTGGCGCCGCATTGCCACTACCTCGGCCGAACCGGCGTGGTGGAGCTGAACGACCTGCGCGTGGCGGGCCTGTCCGGCATCCACCGCGAGGCCACCTTCACCAAGCCCCGCCCACCGCTGGCGTCGATGGGCGACGTCTCCAACAAGGACTTCACCTTCTTCAACGAGCAGGACGTCGAGCGAGTCCTCGCGCTCGGACACGCGGACGTGCTCCTGCTGCATGACTGGCCCGCCGGCATCATCCCGCCCGAGGAGGCCGCCAACTTCGAGGGCCTGCGCCGCAGCGCGAACCCCGAACTCGTCGGCAATGAGTACGCACGGCTGCTCGTGGACGCACTCCAACCTCAACTGGTCCTCTGTGGCCACCTGCACCGGCGCTACGCCAGCACCGTCCAGCATCCCAACGGTCAGCAGTCACGCGTGCGGTGCCTCGCCAGCCTCGACCAGGGCGCCGACGCGTTCGCCGTCTTCCGAGTCCACGGAACGACGCTCCAGGAAGTCTCCGAGCAGGCATGA
- a CDS encoding ABC transporter ATP-binding protein — MSAPALELQGLSKSYGEFTALHTVDLAIRPGEIFALLGPNGAGKTTLIGSVCGLVRKTSGSIRVFGKDLDQDPVASRYDIGLVPQEINFDPFFTVAESLRIQLGFYGRAADEARIDEVLTALNLQAKKDAYTRALSGGMKRRLLIAKALVHKPRLVFLDEPTAGVDVELRRDLWTYVRKLASEGTTIVLTTHYLEEAEELADRVGIINEGRLLMVEDKNTLLRRFGERRVVITFEQPQPGLSEAGKRFSARLSDDGRALTYVERDGCAPSGELLRALYAEGQLISDVETRRSRMEDVLIEILRGRPQVA, encoded by the coding sequence ATGTCCGCCCCCGCCCTCGAACTCCAGGGACTCTCCAAAAGCTACGGAGAGTTCACGGCACTTCACACCGTGGACCTCGCCATCCGTCCCGGTGAAATCTTCGCCCTGCTGGGCCCCAACGGCGCCGGCAAGACGACCCTGATTGGCAGCGTCTGCGGCCTGGTGAGGAAGACCTCCGGCAGCATCCGCGTCTTCGGCAAGGACCTGGACCAGGACCCGGTGGCCTCGCGCTACGACATCGGGCTCGTGCCGCAGGAAATCAACTTCGACCCCTTCTTCACCGTCGCGGAGTCGCTGCGCATCCAGCTCGGGTTCTACGGCCGCGCCGCGGACGAAGCGCGCATCGACGAGGTGCTCACCGCCCTCAACCTGCAAGCGAAGAAGGACGCGTACACACGCGCGCTCTCCGGCGGCATGAAGCGCCGCCTGCTCATCGCCAAGGCGCTGGTGCACAAGCCCCGCCTCGTCTTCCTCGACGAGCCCACCGCCGGCGTGGACGTGGAGCTGCGCCGGGACTTGTGGACCTACGTGCGCAAGCTCGCCTCGGAGGGCACCACCATCGTCCTCACCACGCACTACCTGGAAGAGGCCGAGGAGCTGGCCGACCGCGTGGGCATCATCAACGAGGGCCGCCTCCTCATGGTGGAGGACAAGAACACCCTGCTGCGCCGCTTCGGCGAGCGCCGCGTCGTCATCACCTTCGAGCAGCCGCAGCCGGGCCTGTCGGAAGCCGGCAAGCGCTTCTCCGCGCGCCTCTCCGACGACGGCCGCGCCCTCACCTACGTGGAGCGCGATGGCTGCGCTCCCTCCGGCGAGCTGCTCCGCGCCCTCTATGCCGAAGGGCAGCTCATCTCCGATGTGGAGACGCGCCGCTCCCGCATGGAGGACGTGCTCATCGAAATCCTCCGCGGCCGTCCGCAGGTCGCCTGA